The sequence TCCGGACCTGCTCCGTTCAGTGCCGGCTCCCTGCCTATGCATCAGGCCATCCTCTCTCTTGTCCAAAATGGCAGACCGGCCGCATCGCGGTCCGGTCTGCCAGGGGAGGGACGCTAGAAACGCCCGTACGCCGGATCAATAGGTGATGCGGGCGGTGAGGCTGATGCGACGGTCGTTGACGACGACGTCGCGCGGACGGCTGTCGATACCGAAATAGGTCGATCGACGCGTGTTGGTCAGGTTCACGCCATCGACCGCCAAGGCGAATTGCGGCGTGACATTATAGCTGACCGATGCATCGACCTGACCGAAGGGCTTGTTGAAGATCGGCAGATTGCCGGTCCCGTTGCCCGCCGTCGTGACGACATATTTGCTGCGCCAGTTATAAGCGACGCGCGCCGACAAACTGCCAAGTTCGTAGATGCCGACCAGATTATAATTATATTTGGACAGTAGTTCCAGCGGCACGTTGACGACCGGTCCGGTCGTTGCTGGTGAAGGGGCCTTGGAATCCACATATGTGAAGTTCGCCTGCATGCCAAGGCCACTGAGCGGCCCGGGCAGGAAGTCGAAGAACTGCTGATAGGCCAGTTCGAAGCCCTTCACCTTGCCTTTTGCGACATTGTTGAAGGACGTGACCTGATATTCATATGTATTGCCGTTGTTGAAGGTCACATCGCGGGGCGTAACAGCGGTCTGGATATAGTTTTTGATGTTTTTGTAAAATCCGGCGGCCGTCAACGACCCCGTCCGCGAGAAATACCACTCCAGCGACAGATCGAAATTGTCCGACTTCATGGGCTTGAGATAGGGGTTGCCACCGCTGGTGGTATGCAACTGGTCCTGCTGCGCCCGGCCGGGTTCCGTAATGTTGAGGCTGGGGTTCAACTGACCGAAGCTGGGCCGCGAGATATTCTTCGCGGCCGCCAGGCGCACTTGCAGGTCGTCGGCCAGGTGAACGCGCAGGTTCAGGCTGGGCAGGACCGAAGTATAGCTGCGCGATGCATTGATCGGATTGAACTCGGCCGGGCCGTTGCTTTCGGTCCCGTCGGGGTTCTGGATGATCGCGATCTGCTGGTAGAATCCCGACACGTCGAGATTCGTACGGACCACACGCACACCGACATTGCCGTCGACGGGATCGGTCTTGAAGAAGGCGGTGGCATAGCCGGTATAGGTCTTCTGGCGCTGCTGATTGGTGCCGCTCTGGACATAAGCCGGCGCGCTGGCGATGCCCAGCGTATCGAGCGTATCCTGATAGTTGCGGATGATGCTGCGGTTAAAGGCGATGATGTTGCCGAACAGGTCGGCATCGCCGCGGAAGAAGTCGCTCAGGTCGACATTTTCCAGCTGGCTGGGAATGCCGTTCAGGCCGGTATAGCGATAGCCGGTGTCGATCGTCCGGTTCTTACGATCGGCAAAGCGGATGCCCGCCTTGATCGAGGACAGGATACCGGCATCGAAACGATATTCGGCGTCGAGCCGCGCCGTCCTGTCCGACGCCTTCGATTCGTTGAGATTGTCGAGGTAGAAGGCGCTGTTGTATGTCGCCGGGTTCGCAAGGCCGGTGGCCGAACCGATGTTTACGACCGGCACCGATCCCGAAATATCCTGGTACAGCGTATCGGCGGTGCCGTTCAGGCCGAAGATCGAACGCAGATTTTTCGTCTTGGCGTCTACATATTGACCATCGGCTGTGACCGTCAGGTTGGCGCTGGGCTTCCACTTCAGGTTAAGCGAATAATCGGTCGTCTTCGACCGGCGCGTTTCAGCGCTGGTGTTGTTGCCGACGGGCAGATTGATGAAGGTGCCGCTTTGGAAATCGCCATTGTCGGCATAGGTGAACGGCGCGCCGGGCAACGGCTGGATCGCGCTGTTCGAGGTGTAGGCGAAGAAGCTGTAGTCGTCGTAGCGGAACTTATAGTCTGAGCGAAAGACTTCGGCGGTCAGTTCCAGCGTGTCGCTGGGGCGCCACTGGACCGATACATCGGTGCCCAAGCGACGACGGTCGCCATAGACTTCGCCGATACCAGTGCCATGGGGCAGCGTGGTCGTCTGACCGGTGCGGCCCAACGTCGCCAGCACGGCGGCGTCGCCCGCAACGGTGGGGTCGAGCGTGTAGAAAGGTTCGGTCGAAATAGTGTCCTGACGGAAGGCGGTCTTCTGGAAAGATACGCTGGCCAGAATGCCGATCTCACCGATACCCGTTTCCCAGCGGTTGCTGAGCATGAGCGATGCCGACGGCTTATAACGGTCGACCAGGTCGAAATGGCTCTGGGTCAACGACGCCGCCGCCTTGAAGCCGTCGAAGTCGAACGCTTTGCGGGTGCGGAAATTGATCGTGCCCGACAACTGATCTTCGATCAGGTCGGCCGACGGATTTTTGTAGACGTCGATGCCGGCCAGAAGTTCCGAAGGAATATCCTCCAGGTTGAGCTGGTTGGCTCCACTCGCGGTGAAGATATCCCGACCGTTCAGTTCGGTGCGAACCTGGGTCAAGCCACGGATTGCGACCGAGCTGCCTTCGCCATATCGGCGCTGGACCTGAATGCCAGGAATGCGCTGCAGCGCTTCGGCGACGTTGCGGTCGGGCAGCTTGCCGATGTCTTCGGCCACGATCGAATCGACGATGACATCGCTGTTGCGCTTGAGCGCCTGGGCGCTGGACAGGCTGGCGCGCACGCCGGTGACGACGATGTCGCCCTCGCTCGCGGCGGGCTGCTGCGGGGCCTCCTGCGCGTGGACGCTGCTCCCCAGCGCGATACTGGCGATCGAAATGCCGGCCAGCAACGCGGCGCGACGCGGCATATGCGTGATCTTGGTCATGAAACCCCTTCCTCTCCCTTGGCCCCTGAACGGAGCGCTCACCTGATTCGCGGCTGAAAACGGCCGGAACATTTCCCTTTCATGTCTCCGCCCCCTCCTGGGAGCGGTAACAAGACAAGGCTCCATTACTCCCACATTTCGAATTATGAAATATAAAAATTGATTTCATATGTGGACGGTGCTTAGAAGGAGGGACCTGCAAGGCGGCGCCAATAACCGGCAGCATGGGCGAGGGGAGGACTGGAATGACCGGGAAGTCGCGCTATCAGGCGCCCGCCCTGACCAAGGGGCTGGAAATATTGGAACTGCTCGCCGCCGCCAGCGATCCGCTCATCATGTCTGACATATCTACCGCGCTGGGCCGCTCGGTCAGCGAGATATTCCGGATGCTGCAGGTTCTCGAAGAACATGGCTATATCGCCCGTGCCGAGGAAGGTTATCGCCTGACCAACCGGCTGTTCGCGCTGGGCATGAGCCAGCCGCCGATTCGCGACCTCGCTTCCACCGCCCTGCCGGTGATGCAGGATCTGGCGCGCAAGGCGGGGCAGAGCTGCCATCTGGCAGTCGCATCGGGCGCGGAAATGGTCGTCATCATTGCGATCGAGGCGCCTGGCCTGTCGGGCTTTGCCGTGCGCGTCGGCTATCGCCGGCCAATGCATCGCTCCAATTCCGGGCGTATCCTGCTCGCCTTCCAGCCGCCCGAAGCGCGAGCGGCGATGCTGGACGATATTCGCGCCGCCGGCGAGGCGTTGGACGAGGCCGAGCTGACCGAACGACTGGACGCGGCGGTGGCCAATGGCGGCGCGATTGCGCCCAGCCCGATGCTGACCGGCATCACCGACCTGTCCTCACCGATTCTGGCCGGCGGGGTCGCGCGCGCCGCGCTGACCATGCCGTTCGTCGACGGCGCGGCCAACCGGGCGACCGTGGAGGCGTGCAGCCAGCTAGTGCGCGATGCCGCCGCCGCGATCGGCAGCGCGATGTCGCCGATCATGCTGGTGCCGCCGCGCGCGGCGGACGGCGAACAATGACCGGGATGGACCGGCGTGCCGCCTTGCTGGCGGCGGCGGGACTGGCGGCGCTGCCAGGCCTGGCCAACGCCCAGACCAGCGCCAGCGACGAGGTGATCGACCTGTGGCCCGGCACGCCGCCGGGCGGGACCGGCGCGCGCATCGTCCGCAAGATCGAAGATCAGGCCAGGCCCGGTGGCGAACCGGACCGCTGGGTGACGGGCATGGATCGGCCGATGCTGGTCGTACGCCGCCCCGCCCGCCCTAATGGCGCGGCGATGCTGGTGCTGCCCGGCGGCGGCTATGGCTTCCTGTCCTACGACAATGAAGGCACCAGCCAGGCCAACTGGCTGAACGCGCGCGGCATCACCGCCTTCATCCTGCTCTATCGCCTGCCCGGCGAAGGTTGGGCGCGGCGTCAGGATGTGCCGTTGCAGGATGCGCAGCGGGCGATGCGGCTGATCCGCGCTGGAGCTGTCCAGCTCGGCGTCGCAAAGGACCGGATCGGCGTGCTTGGTTTTTCCGCCGGCGGGCATCTGGCCGGATCGCTGGCGACGCGTCATGGCGAGACGGCCTATGATCCCGTCGATGCGGCCGACCGGCAGGACGCCCGCCCCGACCTTGCCGCCCTGCTCTATCCCGTGGTGAGCCTCGCCGCGCCCTTCACCCACGGCGGATCGCGGGACAATCTGCTGGGGCCGGACGCGTCGGCAGCAATGCGCCGCGCCCGATCGGTAGAATTGCGCGTCGACGCCGCGACCCCGCCGCTCTTCCTGGTCCATGCGACCGATGACGGTTTGGTGCCCCCCGCCAACAGCATCGCCCTGTTCCAGGCGATGGAAGCCGCCAAGCGTCCGGTCGCGCTGCATATCTTCGAGGATGGCGGCCATGGCTTCGGCACCCGTCTGCCCCAGACGATGCAGGCGTCAGCCTGGCCCGCCTTGTTCGCGACCTTTGCCGCGAAGCACGGATTGATCCCGGCATGAAACGCCTGATCGCCCTGATGCTAGCGCTCAGCGCCGGCACCGCGCTGGCCATGCCCGTCGAGTATCACAGCGCGCCCGAACGGCGCATCGTGACGGAAAAGGATTGGGGGCCATGGCTCGGCCCGTTCCGCGCCACCCTGATGCCCAGCCTGATGCAGGATTTCGGCGAGCGCTATCTCTACGCGCCCGCCAATGCCGCCTTGCCCCCGCCTAAACCTGGCGAGCAACGCG is a genomic window of Sphingomonas bisphenolicum containing:
- a CDS encoding TonB-dependent receptor, producing the protein MTKITHMPRRAALLAGISIASIALGSSVHAQEAPQQPAASEGDIVVTGVRASLSSAQALKRNSDVIVDSIVAEDIGKLPDRNVAEALQRIPGIQVQRRYGEGSSVAIRGLTQVRTELNGRDIFTASGANQLNLEDIPSELLAGIDVYKNPSADLIEDQLSGTINFRTRKAFDFDGFKAAASLTQSHFDLVDRYKPSASLMLSNRWETGIGEIGILASVSFQKTAFRQDTISTEPFYTLDPTVAGDAAVLATLGRTGQTTTLPHGTGIGEVYGDRRRLGTDVSVQWRPSDTLELTAEVFRSDYKFRYDDYSFFAYTSNSAIQPLPGAPFTYADNGDFQSGTFINLPVGNNTSAETRRSKTTDYSLNLKWKPSANLTVTADGQYVDAKTKNLRSIFGLNGTADTLYQDISGSVPVVNIGSATGLANPATYNSAFYLDNLNESKASDRTARLDAEYRFDAGILSSIKAGIRFADRKNRTIDTGYRYTGLNGIPSQLENVDLSDFFRGDADLFGNIIAFNRSIIRNYQDTLDTLGIASAPAYVQSGTNQQRQKTYTGYATAFFKTDPVDGNVGVRVVRTNLDVSGFYQQIAIIQNPDGTESNGPAEFNPINASRSYTSVLPSLNLRVHLADDLQVRLAAAKNISRPSFGQLNPSLNITEPGRAQQDQLHTTSGGNPYLKPMKSDNFDLSLEWYFSRTGSLTAAGFYKNIKNYIQTAVTPRDVTFNNGNTYEYQVTSFNNVAKGKVKGFELAYQQFFDFLPGPLSGLGMQANFTYVDSKAPSPATTGPVVNVPLELLSKYNYNLVGIYELGSLSARVAYNWRSKYVVTTAGNGTGNLPIFNKPFGQVDASVSYNVTPQFALAVDGVNLTNTRRSTYFGIDSRPRDVVVNDRRISLTARITY
- a CDS encoding IclR family transcriptional regulator, encoding MTGKSRYQAPALTKGLEILELLAAASDPLIMSDISTALGRSVSEIFRMLQVLEEHGYIARAEEGYRLTNRLFALGMSQPPIRDLASTALPVMQDLARKAGQSCHLAVASGAEMVVIIAIEAPGLSGFAVRVGYRRPMHRSNSGRILLAFQPPEARAAMLDDIRAAGEALDEAELTERLDAAVANGGAIAPSPMLTGITDLSSPILAGGVARAALTMPFVDGAANRATVEACSQLVRDAAAAIGSAMSPIMLVPPRAADGEQ
- a CDS encoding alpha/beta hydrolase translates to MTGMDRRAALLAAAGLAALPGLANAQTSASDEVIDLWPGTPPGGTGARIVRKIEDQARPGGEPDRWVTGMDRPMLVVRRPARPNGAAMLVLPGGGYGFLSYDNEGTSQANWLNARGITAFILLYRLPGEGWARRQDVPLQDAQRAMRLIRAGAVQLGVAKDRIGVLGFSAGGHLAGSLATRHGETAYDPVDAADRQDARPDLAALLYPVVSLAAPFTHGGSRDNLLGPDASAAMRRARSVELRVDAATPPLFLVHATDDGLVPPANSIALFQAMEAAKRPVALHIFEDGGHGFGTRLPQTMQASAWPALFATFAAKHGLIPA